Proteins encoded in a region of the Suncus etruscus isolate mSunEtr1 chromosome 1, mSunEtr1.pri.cur, whole genome shotgun sequence genome:
- the VTN gene encoding vitronectin, producing MATTRALLVLALLAGVVLADQDSCKGRCIEGFNKDRKCQCDELCSYYQSCCADYIAECKPQVTRGDVFTLPEDEYSTYDYETSDNISSTHTQPESDRLSPTSQSQPERITGEPTLNPEEEAFEPSQVTSGPEEAGHGLGTTQDTVRPLTEEELCSGKPFDAFTELKNGSIFAFRGKYCYELDETTVRPGYPKLIRDVWGIEGPIDAAFTRVNCQGKTYLFKGSEYWRFEDGVLDPDYPRDISEGFSGIPDDVDAALALPAHSYTGQEKAYFFKGKQYWEYEFQQQPTQEDCEDSSQSAVFTYFAQMQRDRWDTIFERLFWGHSPGGAGEPMLISEGWRGLPEQVDAAMAGRIYISGLTPRSLPKKPKWKKKRNRKRYRSHRSRNQKGQRKSRSILSRFWLSWPSSEESDLETFNYGDYGDYSSIDWLVSTSCEPIQSIYFFSGDKYYRANLRTKQVDTVTPPYPRSIDQFWLDCPAPGHQ from the exons ATGGCCACCACCAGGGCTCTTCTGGTGCTGGCCTTGCTGGCAGGGGTTGTTCTGGCTGACCAAG ATTCGTGCAAGGGTCGCTGCATTGAAGGCTTCAACAAAGACAGAAAGTGCCAGTGTGATGAGCTTTGTTCTTACTACCAGAGCTGCTGTGCGGACTACATCGCTGAGTGTAAACCCCAAG TGACACGTGGGGATGTGTTCACTCTGCCAGAAGATGAGTATAGCACTTATGACTATGAAACCTCAGACAATATCAGCAGCACCCATACACAACCTGAGAGTGACAGGCTGAGCCCCACATCTCAGAGCCAGCCAGAAAGGATTACAGGAGAGCCTACTCTAAATCCTGAGGAAGAGGCCTTCGAGCCTTCACAGGTGACTTCAGGGCCTGAGGAGGCAGGTCATGGGCTTGGAACCACTCAAGATACTGTGAGGCCCCTAACTGAGGAAGAGCTCTGCAGTGGCAAACCCTTTGACGCCTTCACCGAGCTCAAAAATGGTTCCATCTTCGCTTTCCGAG GGAAATACTGCTATGAACTGGATGAAACAACAGTGAGGCCGGGGTACCCGAAGCTCATCCGAGATGTCTGGGGCATTGAGGGCCCCATTGATGCTGCCTTTACTCGCGTCAACTGTCAGGGAAAGACCTACCTCTTCAAG GGTAGTGAGTACTGGCGCTTTGAGGATGGTGTCCTGGACCCAGATTACCCCCGTGATATATCAGAGGGCTTCAGTGGCATTCCGGATGACGTGGATGCAGCTTTGGCTCTCCCAGCTCATAGTTACACTGGCCAGGAGAAGGCCTACTTCTTCAAGG GGAAACAATACTGGGAGTACGAGTTCCAGCAGCAGCCCACACAGGAGGATTGTGAAGACAGCTCCCAGTCGGCCGTGTTCACATACTTTGCCCAGATGCAGCGGGACAGATGGGATACCATCTTCGAGCGTCTCTTCTGGGGCCATTCCCCTG GTGGTGCTGGAGAGCCCATGCTCATCAGCGAGGGCTGGCGAGGTTTGCCTGAGCAGGTGGATGCGGCTATGGCAGGGCGCATCTACATCTCAGGCTTGACTCCTCGCTCCTTGCCCAAGAAGCCCAAATGGAAGAAGAAGCGCAACCGGAAACGCTACCGATCACACCGAAGCCGCAACCAGAAAGGCCAGCGCAAGTCCCGCTCAATTCTATCTCGGTTCTGGCTGTCCTGGCCCTCCAGTGAGGAGAGTGACCTGGAAACCTTCAACTACGGGGACTACGGGGACTATAGCAGCATAGACTGGCTGGTGTCAACCTCTTGTGAGCCCATCCAGAGCATCTACTTCTTCTCAGGAG ACAAATACTACCGGGCCAATCTTCGCACAAAGCAAGTGGACACCGTGACTCCTCCTTACCCTCGCTCCATTGACCAATTTTGGCTGGACTGTCCAGCCCCTGGCCACCAGTAG